A window from Prochlorococcus marinus CUG1435 encodes these proteins:
- a CDS encoding aminotransferase class V-fold PLP-dependent enzyme yields the protein MAEDLINNKDIYFPSYLGTNDKLITLLNRASKTLCDWFSKADKNGPLPFDDSFKCIMPAEDGNSVEDLFSEIESLLNNSFNPVHPGSLAHLDPPPLIFSILGDLIAASLNNNLLAYELSPSVTLLEESLCKWFAKRIGFNDFSGGIAASGGTLSNLNALIAARNNAGLGTNPNSVLLVSEDAHSSFIKCMRVMGLDATNLVRIKTDNQGRMDINNLRKSLDKCLTENKKIFAIVATLGTTVRGAIDPIKEISEICKKRNIWLHIDGSIGGIFAINSFPIEGLNNINRANSITINPQKIIGITKTSSLLLVSNMTTLENTFNTGLPYISSKENIINRGEIGIQGSRPAEVIKLWLGLRFLGLNGIENILKSSIKRKDFFIKNISKNKFDIYSGPLHIVSFLPKELEPKDSDAWTQTKVNELMKNNFMLSRPKFKGKYFLRVVMGNYNTKESHIKELLRLLEA from the coding sequence ATGGCTGAAGATTTAATTAATAATAAAGATATATATTTCCCATCATATTTAGGGACTAATGACAAATTGATTACTCTTCTCAATAGGGCAAGTAAAACTCTTTGTGACTGGTTCTCCAAAGCTGATAAAAATGGTCCTTTACCTTTTGATGATAGTTTTAAATGCATTATGCCTGCGGAAGATGGTAACTCTGTAGAAGATTTGTTTTCTGAGATTGAATCTCTTTTGAATAATTCATTTAATCCTGTTCATCCTGGCTCACTAGCTCACCTTGATCCCCCCCCTTTAATTTTCTCTATTTTGGGAGATTTAATTGCTGCTAGTTTAAATAATAATCTTCTCGCTTACGAGTTATCACCAAGTGTAACTTTGCTTGAAGAATCATTATGCAAATGGTTTGCAAAGAGAATAGGGTTTAATGATTTCTCAGGAGGTATAGCTGCTAGCGGTGGTACTTTAAGTAATCTGAATGCACTTATAGCAGCTAGAAATAATGCAGGATTAGGTACAAATCCTAATTCTGTATTACTTGTTAGTGAAGATGCTCATTCTTCTTTCATTAAATGTATGAGAGTAATGGGTCTTGATGCTACTAATCTTGTGAGGATTAAAACTGATAATCAAGGTCGTATGGATATAAATAATCTCAGAAAGTCTTTAGATAAATGTTTAACAGAAAATAAAAAAATATTTGCTATTGTTGCCACCCTTGGGACAACTGTAAGAGGAGCCATTGATCCTATTAAGGAAATAAGTGAAATCTGTAAAAAAAGAAACATATGGCTACATATTGATGGCTCAATTGGAGGTATTTTTGCCATAAATTCTTTTCCAATAGAAGGTTTAAATAATATTAATAGGGCTAATTCGATAACGATAAATCCACAAAAGATTATTGGAATAACAAAGACATCATCTTTGTTATTAGTTTCAAATATGACTACTTTAGAAAATACTTTTAATACTGGACTACCATACATATCATCTAAAGAAAATATTATAAATAGAGGAGAAATAGGCATACAAGGTTCTAGACCTGCAGAGGTTATAAAACTATGGCTAGGTTTACGTTTTTTAGGTCTTAATGGAATAGAAAATATATTAAAATCATCAATTAAGAGAAAAGATTTTTTTATAAAAAATATTAGTAAAAATAAATTTGATATATATTCAGGTCCTCTGCATATCGTTTCATTCTTACCAAAGGAACTTGAGCCAAAAGACTCTGATGCCTGGACTCAAACTAAAGTTAATGAACTAATGAAAAATAATTTTATGCTTTCAAGACCAAAATTTAAAGGTAAATATTTTTTAAGGGTTGTCATGGGAAACTACAATACAAAAGAATCTCATATTAAAGAACTTTTGAGACTTTTAGAAGCTTAA
- a CDS encoding GUN4 domain-containing protein, translating into MNNKEQDNYNNATLDAIKKFVDSNQRKRINSLTQIESEVENIFNLGPSLFDIFDRDGDDWAAGWILQVLKKFRPDFFKNSKFNNWFNTYSDIDINYGDLQLMLVEQKFEEADRLTSSYLRKLAGKLAEKRGYVFYSEVKNMSGKDLESIDRLWTIYSTGRFGFSIQAKILKSVGKKYELMWPKIGWKKEGLWTRYPGSFCWSLDAPDGHMPLINQLRGVRLMDSILRHPAIAERHNNIL; encoded by the coding sequence ATGAATAACAAAGAACAAGATAACTATAATAATGCCACATTAGATGCGATAAAAAAATTTGTAGATTCCAATCAAAGAAAAAGAATAAATTCATTAACTCAAATAGAATCTGAAGTCGAAAATATTTTTAATCTTGGCCCTTCACTGTTTGATATTTTTGATAGAGATGGAGATGACTGGGCTGCTGGTTGGATATTGCAAGTTTTAAAGAAATTTAGGCCTGATTTCTTTAAAAACTCTAAATTCAATAATTGGTTTAACACATATTCAGATATTGATATTAATTATGGAGATTTGCAATTGATGTTGGTTGAGCAAAAATTTGAAGAGGCAGATAGATTAACAAGTTCCTATTTACGAAAATTAGCTGGAAAATTAGCTGAAAAACGTGGATATGTTTTCTATAGTGAAGTTAAAAATATGTCAGGTAAGGATCTTGAATCAATAGATAGGTTATGGACAATTTATTCTACTGGTAGATTTGGATTCTCGATTCAGGCAAAGATATTAAAATCAGTAGGGAAAAAATATGAATTGATGTGGCCAAAAATAGGTTGGAAAAAAGAGGGTTTATGGACTAGATATCCTGGATCTTTTTGCTGGTCATTGGATGCTCCTGATGGACATATGCCTTTAATAAATCAATTAAGAGGAGTAAGACTTATGGACTCTATCCTACGGCATCCTGCTATTGCAGAGAGACATAATAATATTCTTTAA
- the mnmH gene encoding tRNA 2-selenouridine(34) synthase MnmH yields the protein MYFKRKELEKFRSFKGPLIDVRSPSEYYKGHLPNSINIPLFDNDERSIIGTIYKKEGRKKAVIEGLKFFEKKMELLLDNLFMSIESYKTIPNKNNEFHIRLYCSRGGMRSQSIAWLLEKYRLNPITLKGGYKIYRRWVLDSFSKNLNIVVIGGKTGTGKTRLLSLLEKYKYQTIDLERFACHRGSTFGGLGMEEQPSNEQFENKIAEKLNTFNKSNNIFVEAESANIGKCKIPHEFFNQMKSSRRIEILRSESNRLDELIETYSVFKKEELQESVLRIKKRLGPQRTKMALDSINNEKWDLVCRSVLDYYDRCYEFEKVGKENIKLLDLTDKKYDEAILELINNVL from the coding sequence ATGTATTTCAAAAGAAAAGAACTAGAGAAATTTAGAAGTTTTAAAGGACCACTTATAGATGTTAGAAGCCCGAGTGAATATTATAAAGGACACTTGCCTAATTCTATTAACATTCCACTATTTGATAATGATGAGAGATCTATAATTGGCACGATTTATAAAAAAGAAGGAAGAAAAAAAGCAGTCATAGAGGGATTAAAATTTTTTGAAAAAAAAATGGAATTACTTCTTGATAATTTATTCATGAGTATTGAGTCTTATAAAACTATCCCTAACAAAAATAATGAATTTCATATCAGATTATATTGCTCTAGAGGAGGAATGCGTTCACAAAGCATTGCTTGGCTACTAGAAAAATATAGATTAAATCCAATAACACTCAAGGGAGGATACAAAATATATAGAAGATGGGTATTAGATAGTTTCTCAAAAAATTTGAATATAGTAGTTATTGGAGGAAAGACAGGAACAGGGAAGACAAGATTATTATCATTACTAGAGAAATATAAATATCAAACTATTGATCTTGAACGATTTGCTTGTCATAGAGGAAGTACATTTGGAGGTTTAGGAATGGAGGAACAACCCTCAAATGAACAATTTGAAAATAAAATTGCAGAAAAATTAAATACATTTAATAAGTCCAATAATATTTTCGTAGAAGCTGAAAGTGCAAATATAGGTAAATGCAAAATACCTCATGAATTCTTCAATCAAATGAAATCTTCAAGGAGAATTGAAATTTTAAGGAGTGAATCAAACAGGTTAGATGAGTTGATAGAAACTTATAGTGTTTTTAAGAAAGAAGAACTCCAAGAATCAGTATTAAGGATAAAAAAAAGATTAGGGCCACAAAGAACAAAAATGGCTCTTGATTCAATTAATAATGAAAAATGGGACTTAGTTTGCAGATCAGTTCTTGATTACTACGATAGGTGTTATGAATTTGAAAAGGTTGGCAAAGAAAATATTAAGTTATTAGATTTAACTGATAAAAAATATGATGAAGCGATTTTGGAGTTAATAAATAATGTTTTATAA
- the glnA gene encoding type I glutamate--ammonia ligase yields MSKSPQDVLSQIKDEGIELIDLKFTDIHGKWQHLTLTSDMIEEDSFTEGLAFDGSSIRGWKAINASDMSMVPDASTAWIDPFYKHKTLSMICSIQEPRSGEPYDRCPRALAQKALKYLDSTGIADTAFFGPEPEFFLFDDVRYDSKEGGCFYSVDTIEAPWNTGRIEEGGNLGYKIQYKEGYFPVAPNDTAQDIRSEMLLLMGELGIPTEKHHHEVAGAGQHELGMKFDSLINAADNVMTYKYVVRNVAKKYGKTATFMPKPVFNDNGTGMHVHQSLWKSGQPLFFGEGAYANLSQTARWYIGGILKHAPSFLAFTNPTTNSYKRLVPGFEAPVNLVYSEGNRSAAVRIPLTGPSPKAKRLEFRSGDALANPYLAFSVMMLAGIDGIKNQIDPGDGVDVDLFELPADELAKIDTVPSSLNDSLNALKADKDYLLAGGVFTEDFIDNFIDIKYEEVQQLRQRPHPHEFFMYYDA; encoded by the coding sequence ATGTCTAAATCTCCTCAAGATGTTTTAAGTCAAATTAAAGACGAAGGAATTGAACTAATCGATTTAAAATTCACTGATATTCATGGAAAATGGCAACATTTAACTCTTACATCAGACATGATAGAAGAGGATTCTTTTACAGAAGGCTTAGCATTTGATGGCTCATCAATAAGAGGTTGGAAAGCAATTAATGCCTCTGATATGTCAATGGTGCCTGATGCAAGTACAGCTTGGATAGATCCTTTTTATAAACATAAAACCCTAAGTATGATTTGCTCTATTCAAGAGCCAAGAAGTGGGGAGCCTTATGATAGGTGTCCAAGAGCTTTAGCCCAAAAAGCATTAAAATATTTAGATTCAACTGGTATAGCAGATACTGCATTTTTTGGACCAGAACCAGAATTCTTTTTATTTGATGATGTTAGATATGACTCTAAAGAAGGAGGTTGTTTTTATAGTGTAGATACTATTGAAGCACCATGGAACACAGGGAGAATTGAAGAAGGGGGGAACTTAGGATACAAAATACAATATAAAGAAGGGTATTTTCCAGTAGCTCCAAATGATACTGCGCAAGATATCAGATCTGAGATGCTTCTTCTTATGGGTGAATTAGGTATCCCCACAGAGAAACATCACCATGAAGTTGCTGGTGCCGGTCAACACGAGCTTGGAATGAAATTTGATTCGTTAATAAATGCTGCTGATAATGTTATGACTTATAAATACGTTGTCAGAAATGTTGCAAAAAAATATGGAAAAACTGCAACATTTATGCCCAAGCCTGTTTTTAATGACAACGGAACCGGAATGCATGTTCACCAAAGTTTATGGAAGAGTGGACAGCCACTATTTTTTGGTGAAGGAGCATATGCAAATTTATCTCAAACAGCAAGATGGTACATCGGAGGCATACTTAAACATGCTCCATCATTCTTAGCATTTACTAACCCAACTACAAATAGCTATAAACGATTGGTTCCAGGATTCGAAGCACCTGTTAATCTAGTTTATTCTGAGGGAAATAGATCAGCGGCAGTAAGAATACCTTTAACAGGTCCAAGCCCTAAAGCTAAAAGATTAGAATTCAGATCAGGTGACGCACTTGCAAATCCTTACTTAGCATTTTCTGTAATGATGCTTGCTGGTATTGATGGAATTAAAAACCAAATTGATCCTGGTGATGGAGTAGATGTAGATTTATTTGAACTTCCAGCTGATGAACTTGCAAAAATTGATACAGTACCTTCATCTCTAAATGACTCACTTAATGCGCTAAAAGCAGATAAGGATTATCTATTAGCTGGGGGAGTATTTACTGAAGATTTTATTGATAACTTTATCGATATAAAATACGAAGAGGTACAACAACTAAGACAAAGGCCTCATCCACATGAATTTTTCATGTATTACGATGCATAG
- the psb28 gene encoding photosystem II reaction center protein Psb28 codes for MTANKTAKIQFFEGTDEPVVPEIRLTRSKDGTTGQALFLFEKPQAISSITNGDITGMRMIDSEGEILTREVKVKFVDGEPIFLEAVYIWKNTSDFDRFMRFANSYAKSNGLGYSEKK; via the coding sequence ATGACAGCAAATAAAACCGCAAAAATACAATTTTTTGAAGGAACTGATGAACCAGTAGTGCCTGAAATAAGATTAACTAGGAGTAAAGATGGAACAACCGGTCAAGCATTATTTTTGTTCGAAAAGCCTCAGGCAATATCTTCAATTACAAATGGTGACATAACAGGTATGCGTATGATCGATTCAGAAGGTGAAATATTAACTAGGGAAGTTAAAGTAAAGTTTGTTGATGGAGAACCCATATTTTTAGAAGCAGTTTATATTTGGAAAAACACATCAGACTTTGATAGATTCATGAGATTTGCAAATAGTTATGCCAAATCAAATGGATTAGGATATTCTGAAAAGAAGTAA
- a CDS encoding methyltransferase domain-containing protein — protein sequence MARESISKIAYKTLQQSKSIAGFAHKQISSRLMNFILPDSKLENFDIDKELLMQIQNSMDILREEDWKDAEKNIYPKKLLFDEPWLRYLTQYPKIWLDMPNTWDRRRKQNFDDLPKSIDKDNYPQYYLRNFHHQTDGYLSDFSASIYDLQVEILFNGSADSMRRRIIKPIKEGLEFFSDRKKSNIKILDVATGSGRTLKQLRAAFPKEKITGIDLSDSYLKEASRYISDLDGDLIQLIKGNAEELPFENDSFQCISCVYLFHELPRTIRAKVLNEFFRVLEPGGILVLADSIQISDSPDFTSVMENFYKSFHEPFYCDYIKEDINSKIEEVGFKDVKSNSFFMTKVWSAVK from the coding sequence ATGGCTAGGGAATCTATTTCAAAAATTGCATATAAAACGCTACAACAAAGCAAAAGTATTGCAGGTTTCGCTCACAAGCAGATCAGTTCAAGATTAATGAATTTTATTCTTCCTGATTCGAAGCTTGAAAATTTTGATATAGATAAGGAACTTCTAATGCAAATCCAAAATTCAATGGATATTTTAAGAGAAGAAGATTGGAAAGATGCAGAAAAAAATATATATCCAAAAAAATTATTGTTTGACGAGCCATGGCTTAGATATCTAACTCAATATCCTAAAATTTGGCTCGATATGCCTAATACTTGGGATAGGCGCAGAAAACAAAACTTTGATGATCTTCCAAAATCGATAGATAAAGATAATTATCCTCAATATTACTTGAGAAATTTTCATCATCAAACAGATGGTTATTTATCAGATTTTTCAGCTAGCATTTATGACCTACAAGTAGAGATACTTTTCAATGGAAGTGCTGACTCAATGAGGAGAAGAATAATTAAGCCAATAAAAGAAGGACTTGAATTTTTTAGCGATAGAAAAAAAAGTAATATAAAAATACTTGATGTGGCTACAGGATCAGGAAGAACATTAAAACAATTAAGAGCCGCATTTCCAAAAGAAAAAATTACAGGGATTGATTTATCTGATTCGTACTTAAAAGAGGCAAGTAGATATATTTCAGATTTAGATGGAGATTTAATTCAGTTAATAAAAGGTAATGCTGAAGAATTACCTTTTGAAAATGATAGTTTCCAATGCATTTCTTGTGTTTACTTATTTCATGAATTACCTAGAACAATTAGAGCAAAAGTATTAAATGAATTTTTTAGAGTTCTTGAACCTGGTGGGATATTAGTTTTAGCTGATTCAATTCAAATAAGTGATTCACCTGACTTTACATCCGTAATGGAAAACTTCTATAAATCCTTTCATGAGCCTTTTTATTGTGATTACATAAAAGAGGATATAAATTCTAAAATTGAGGAAGTAGGTTTTAAAGATGTAAAATCAAATTCCTTTTTTATGACAAAAGTATGGTCTGCTGTAAAGTAA
- a CDS encoding ATP-binding protein encodes MSLFQGKNILKKFFKRPKINWSNYEFESSLQLNEFVDQLLEPINNSQSSYLIKLGLHEALVNAVKHGNKLDPKKNIRVRRIITPNWCVWQIQDQGNGLEIKKRDYKLPKKITSENGRGLYIINECFDDIRWSSKGNRLQLALKR; translated from the coding sequence ATGTCCTTATTCCAGGGCAAAAATATTTTAAAAAAATTTTTTAAAAGACCAAAGATTAATTGGTCAAACTACGAATTCGAATCATCATTACAGTTAAATGAATTTGTCGATCAATTATTAGAACCAATTAATAATTCTCAATCAAGCTATCTTATAAAACTTGGTTTACATGAAGCTCTAGTTAACGCAGTAAAACATGGAAATAAATTAGATCCTAAAAAAAATATAAGAGTAAGAAGAATAATTACTCCTAATTGGTGTGTTTGGCAAATTCAAGATCAAGGGAATGGTTTAGAAATAAAAAAAAGAGACTACAAATTACCAAAAAAAATAACTAGTGAAAATGGCCGTGGCCTATACATTATTAATGAATGTTTTGATGATATTAGATGGAGTAGTAAAGGGAATAGGCTTCAGTTGGCTTTAAAAAGGTGA
- a CDS encoding alanine--glyoxylate aminotransferase family protein, translating into MTEAKLISTLNEENLSHFSKTYVPSRLLLGPGPSNAHPEVLNALSLNPIGHLDEAYISLMSDVQQLLRYTWQCNNRMTLPMSGTGSAAMEASIANFIEEGEKILIAKKGYFGERLVDMATRYKADVSVIEKPWGEPFSYEEIKYEIETKKPAIFAIVHAETSSGVLQPLDGIGDVCRKNNCLFLVDAVTSLGALELLIDKWKIDLAYSCSQKGLSCPPGLSPFTMNERAEEKLSSRKTKVPNWYLDLSLLNKYWGSDRVYHHTAPVNMNFAIREGLRLIANEGLENVWHRHNTNAKKLWNGLESLGMELHVSAEYRLPTLTTVKIPPAVDGDGFRNHLLRNFGIEIGNGLGELSGKVWRVGLMGFNSSEENVDRLLNLFDTELKKFTIFESSTF; encoded by the coding sequence TTGACAGAAGCAAAACTTATTTCTACTTTAAATGAAGAGAATTTATCTCATTTCTCAAAGACTTATGTTCCCTCTAGACTTTTATTAGGTCCTGGTCCTTCAAACGCACATCCAGAAGTTCTAAATGCTCTTTCCTTAAATCCAATTGGTCATTTAGATGAAGCTTATATTTCATTGATGTCCGATGTTCAACAACTTTTAAGATATACCTGGCAATGTAATAATCGTATGACTCTTCCAATGAGTGGTACTGGAAGTGCAGCTATGGAAGCTTCAATAGCGAATTTTATAGAGGAAGGAGAAAAAATTCTTATCGCTAAAAAAGGATATTTTGGAGAAAGACTAGTTGATATGGCAACTAGATATAAAGCAGATGTATCTGTTATTGAAAAACCATGGGGTGAACCCTTTTCTTACGAAGAAATCAAGTATGAAATAGAGACTAAAAAACCAGCTATATTTGCTATAGTTCACGCCGAAACATCTAGTGGGGTTTTACAACCTCTTGATGGAATAGGTGATGTATGTAGAAAAAATAACTGCTTATTTTTAGTTGACGCAGTTACTTCCCTTGGCGCTCTAGAACTATTGATAGATAAATGGAAAATAGATTTAGCGTATAGTTGTAGCCAGAAAGGATTAAGTTGCCCGCCTGGATTAAGTCCTTTTACAATGAATGAGAGAGCTGAAGAAAAATTAAGTTCAAGAAAAACAAAAGTTCCCAACTGGTATTTAGATTTATCCCTTTTAAATAAATATTGGGGTTCTGATCGCGTTTACCATCACACTGCTCCTGTAAATATGAATTTTGCTATTCGTGAAGGTTTACGATTAATAGCAAATGAAGGTTTAGAGAATGTTTGGCATAGGCATAATACTAATGCAAAGAAACTATGGAATGGTTTAGAAAGTCTAGGTATGGAATTACATGTATCAGCTGAGTATAGATTGCCAACATTAACCACAGTTAAAATACCTCCAGCAGTTGATGGAGATGGTTTTAGAAATCATCTCTTAAGAAACTTCGGAATAGAAATAGGAAATGGACTTGGAGAATTATCTGGTAAGGTTTGGCGTGTAGGACTAATGGGTTTTAATTCATCTGAAGAGAATGTTGATAGATTATTAAACCTTTTTGATACTGAACTAAAGAAATTTACTATTTTTGAGTCCTCAACTTTTTGA
- a CDS encoding GTP-binding protein, whose protein sequence is MNYLKIKFLKYFILILCLYILFVIFIRVVNIYTLLFLITIMYIFFNYDKKLFKKIVYKVIYKNKKNRLSFKNTYGAAKISLEGIENINKKINDKVKVELLNYQKNKLESQLKTGDYQVTLFGAGSSGKTSIARSLLKNIVGQTSAKIGTTKQINSYKIRIPILKRNINIIDTPGLFEPSKLGEEREKETILQASNSDLILFVLDQDINKYENYLIKELLKIGKKIIIVLNKCDLRTKEENNLIKENIISITSARKSKISVVKTVAIPKQSPYINSNTLNLVPEVGSLFKEIIETLDNNGEELLADNILFRSNKLGIKSKNFVQEQRYLMSNKVINKYMWVTGGVILVNPLPAVDFLTTTSVNLQMIMELSKIYEIKLTKKDAKDLSKSLLSVLAKQGILKGGLAILSPALATSLTKMIISKSIQSITAGWLIKIVGLSLIEYFKNGQDWGDGGIQEVVDRIYSISKREDILNNFVKEAISKIEIRKYFTNKSLPPFPK, encoded by the coding sequence ATGAATTACTTGAAAATAAAGTTTTTAAAATATTTTATATTGATTTTGTGTTTATATATTTTATTTGTCATATTCATAAGAGTAGTAAATATTTATACGCTTTTATTTTTAATAACAATTATGTATATCTTTTTTAATTATGATAAAAAATTATTTAAAAAAATAGTTTATAAAGTTATATATAAAAATAAAAAGAATAGACTTTCATTCAAAAATACATACGGTGCTGCCAAGATAAGTTTGGAAGGGATCGAGAATATAAACAAAAAAATTAACGATAAAGTAAAAGTTGAATTGTTAAATTACCAAAAAAATAAACTAGAGTCACAACTAAAAACAGGAGATTATCAAGTTACTCTTTTTGGAGCTGGTTCCTCAGGAAAAACATCAATAGCAAGATCTTTATTAAAAAATATTGTAGGGCAAACTTCAGCAAAAATTGGGACAACAAAGCAAATTAATAGCTATAAAATTCGTATCCCAATCTTAAAAAGAAACATTAATATAATTGATACCCCAGGATTATTCGAACCTTCAAAGTTAGGCGAAGAAAGAGAAAAAGAAACAATTTTACAAGCATCAAATTCTGACTTAATTCTCTTTGTGCTAGATCAGGACATAAATAAATACGAAAATTATTTAATTAAAGAATTATTGAAGATAGGAAAAAAAATAATAATAGTGCTAAATAAATGTGATTTAAGGACTAAAGAAGAAAATAACCTCATCAAAGAAAATATAATTTCTATAACTTCAGCTAGAAAAAGTAAAATTTCAGTTGTTAAAACTGTTGCAATACCTAAACAATCTCCTTATATAAACTCAAATACTTTAAATTTAGTTCCCGAGGTAGGAAGTTTGTTTAAAGAAATAATTGAAACGCTCGATAATAATGGAGAAGAGTTATTGGCAGATAATATTCTTTTTCGCTCAAATAAGTTAGGTATTAAAAGTAAAAATTTCGTACAAGAACAAAGATATTTAATGTCAAATAAAGTGATTAATAAATATATGTGGGTAACAGGAGGAGTAATCCTAGTTAATCCACTTCCAGCGGTTGATTTTCTTACTACCACCTCGGTTAACCTTCAAATGATAATGGAATTATCAAAAATTTATGAAATAAAACTTACTAAAAAAGATGCAAAAGATTTATCAAAATCATTGCTAAGCGTTTTGGCTAAACAAGGAATACTAAAAGGTGGCCTCGCCATTCTTTCTCCTGCTTTAGCTACAAGTTTGACTAAAATGATAATATCTAAATCAATACAATCAATTACAGCAGGATGGTTAATAAAAATAGTAGGTCTAAGTTTAATTGAATATTTTAAAAATGGACAAGATTGGGGAGATGGAGGAATTCAAGAGGTTGTAGATAGGATCTACAGTATAAGTAAGAGAGAGGACATTTTAAATAACTTCGTTAAAGAAGCTATTTCAAAAATTGAGATAAGAAAGTATTTTACAAATAAAAGTTTGCCTCCATTTCCTAAGTAA
- a CDS encoding nucleoside deaminase — protein MRNIFENGNSNNDQRIETNNLKYTMWMKSILRRSKEIGKVELPICSIILDERGRCIGRGVNRRNINKDPLGHAEIMALRQASLIKNDWRFNECTIITNLEPCTMCSSALIQARMGKVIFGAYDKKRGGLGGSIDLSKHESAHHKMEIIGGILEDECSQILQIWFKKLRTQK, from the coding sequence ATGAGAAATATTTTTGAAAATGGAAATAGTAATAATGATCAACGAATAGAAACAAATAATTTAAAATACACTATGTGGATGAAATCGATATTAAGAAGATCGAAGGAAATTGGTAAAGTTGAACTGCCAATCTGTTCAATAATTTTAGATGAGAGAGGAAGATGTATCGGGAGAGGGGTTAACAGGAGGAATATAAATAAAGACCCATTAGGTCATGCTGAGATAATGGCACTTAGGCAGGCATCTCTAATAAAAAATGATTGGAGATTTAATGAATGTACTATTATCACAAATTTAGAACCTTGTACTATGTGTTCCTCTGCTCTTATTCAAGCTCGGATGGGTAAAGTTATTTTTGGGGCTTACGATAAGAAAAGAGGTGGATTGGGTGGCTCAATTGACCTATCTAAACATGAAAGTGCACATCACAAAATGGAAATAATTGGAGGCATTTTAGAAGATGAATGCAGTCAAATATTACAGATTTGGTTCAAAAAGTTGAGGACTCAAAAATAG
- a CDS encoding AI-2E family transporter — MSSSSYFKLAVILITSLIIWTLRDFLLLIICSLVISNIVCNLCNQIQKGVKIPRSLSLFIVLTVISLIVFTIFILVLPPFVKEFNEILVDTPNGLSRINILLNTNLNKFNNLLYGEESENVIDIFNLINNVVTIPDAATIVKAIQESFKNLINIAGNLGSGLLKLIFVLVVSLMISIEPKQYKENILLLIPKNYRNKFRNILDKCNIALANWTFSMVISSLSVGLLSLIVLSILDVKYVVSNALIAMVLNIIPNIGPVISGIFPISIALLDNFWKPLAVFGAYVIIQNIESYIIMPSIMKKKANLLPGLTLISQFGFTFIFGPLGLILSLPLAVVIQVLIKESINDK; from the coding sequence TTGAGTAGTTCATCATATTTCAAGTTAGCAGTAATTTTAATCACATCTTTAATAATATGGACTTTAAGAGATTTTCTACTTTTAATAATTTGCTCTTTGGTAATTTCAAATATTGTATGTAATTTATGTAATCAAATACAAAAAGGAGTTAAAATCCCAAGATCTCTATCTTTGTTTATAGTATTAACAGTTATTTCGTTAATAGTATTTACTATTTTTATTCTTGTTTTACCTCCTTTTGTTAAAGAATTCAATGAGATTTTAGTTGACACTCCAAATGGTTTATCTAGGATAAATATTCTACTTAATACAAATCTGAACAAATTTAATAATTTACTTTATGGTGAAGAATCAGAAAATGTTATAGACATTTTTAATCTTATAAATAATGTAGTTACCATTCCTGATGCTGCAACTATTGTTAAAGCTATTCAAGAAAGCTTCAAGAACTTAATTAATATCGCAGGGAATCTTGGTTCAGGTCTCTTAAAATTAATTTTCGTACTAGTAGTTAGCTTGATGATTTCCATTGAGCCAAAACAATATAAGGAAAATATACTTTTGTTAATTCCTAAAAATTATCGTAATAAATTTAGAAATATTTTGGATAAATGCAATATTGCATTAGCAAACTGGACCTTTTCGATGGTCATAAGTTCGTTATCAGTAGGTCTATTATCATTGATAGTTTTATCAATATTAGATGTCAAATATGTTGTATCCAATGCTTTAATAGCAATGGTTCTAAATATTATTCCAAATATAGGCCCAGTTATTAGTGGTATATTTCCAATTTCGATTGCACTACTAGATAATTTTTGGAAACCGTTAGCAGTTTTTGGAGCATATGTAATCATTCAAAATATTGAAAGCTACATAATAATGCCATCTATAATGAAGAAAAAAGCAAATTTACTTCCTGGTTTAACCTTAATATCACAATTTGGATTTACATTCATCTTTGGTCCATTAGGTTTAATCTTATCCCTTCCTCTTGCTGTAGTAATACAAGTTTTAATAAAAGAATCAATTAATGATAAATAA